CCTTTCATTCCCCTTTTTTTTACATAATTTTTTTGAAAATAATGTTACATTTCTAATTAATTCTATGACTCAGTTTCTTTTTCTTGTCTTGCTGTCCATTTTGATAGAAGAATTCGTCTAATTACCTGCAATATTATTGAACAAACGAACTCCAAAAGCAAAGATTGCAGCTAAGTATAAGTCTACACCAAGATGAACACCTAGAAAAGCTAAACTTGCAGCTAAAAGGATATTTGAGAAAAAACCGGTAACAAAGACATTTTCTTCAAACGTATTTTGTAAATGGGCCCTTATTCCTCCAAATAGCGTATCCAGAGCTGCGAGTACTGCTATCGACAAGTAGCTTGTATATGCATCTGGTATTCTAAACTCCGTCCAAAACCCAGGAGAAGACCTATAAGTAGCCCAATAACTGGCAACCACATGTTATGACTTCCTCCTTTACTGGCTGTAAATAACGGATTCTGAACGATTGATCGTATCCAGGTACCGTCGTGAAATTAATTGGTGTAGAAGTTAAACTTAAATTTTCAATGGCAAAATACTCTACAGATTGGGAGACAATCATCTCATGATGAAGCTTTTCTGCATCATTTGCTAGTACTTTTACCTTTAAAGGTAAATTTGGAATCCTTCTAGCGTTAACATGCGTTACACCATTTACATCTCGAATTGCTGATGTAGAAATAAACCTTTGGTTTCCGATTGCGATTTCTTTTGCATTGTATATATTCAACTCGTTAATTAAGATCCTTAATAAATGAGGTGGAACCTGTTGGGGTACGTAACCGAAGTCAGTATACATTGGTTTAATTTCAATGATAATCCCTTCCCCACTAACTGGGGTCAACCCGGCTCGTTCCTTTAAGCCATTTAATGCATCGATCATTACATCTTCTAAGTTTTCTTTTTCCTGTAGCTGACTTAGTAATAAAAACTGTTTTTTCTATCTCTTGATTCAACTCTTGCTGTCTTTCTTTCTCAATCCTGAGATCTTGCTGTAGCTGTAATATATCTCGGGTATCTCGGATTACAGGTTCCTTTGTTGTCTTAAATTGAATCGCGACCATAAAACCAATGATTGTTGTTACAATTGCAAAAATGATCATCCTATCCTTCATTGGTTTCACCCTCTCTCTGATAAATAAGGATCCATGATAATCAAGTCCTTCTTTTCAATTTTCACTTCAATTTGATCAGAGAGTAATTGATCCCGTACACCACCAGGTAAATGCAAGGAGTCATGTAGCTTATCAGGATCTCCTATAGCAGTTATAACAAAAGGTGCAAAAGAAGTATTACCGTCAATCCGTATAACAGGACCAACACACTGTATATACGATCTGTTTGAGATTCTTTGACCATTTACAGCAATTGCTTCAGCTTGAGTTACCAATAACTCATGAATAACTG
The nucleotide sequence above comes from Anaerobacillus sp. CMMVII. Encoded proteins:
- a CDS encoding DUF881 domain-containing protein, which translates into the protein MIDALNGLKERAGLTPVSGEGIIIEIKPMYTDFGYVPQQVPPHLLRILINELNIYNAKEIAIGNQRFISTSAIRDVNGVTHVNARRIPNLPLKVKVLANDAEKLHHEMIVSQSVEYFAIENLSLTSTPINFTTVPGYDQSFRIRYLQPVKEEVITCGCQLLGYL